One genomic region from Arthrobacter pigmenti encodes:
- a CDS encoding response regulator, which yields MMGEAEPIRVAVVDDQPVFRAGLQMLIDSQQDMVVCATGGDGEAAVALAATHSPDIILMDLRMPVMNGIAATSAITAGQEAGHEGPKIIALTTFNRDRAAIDAIRSGASGYVLKSAEPEFLLAAIRTVNSGFAVIAPEATHDLFTHAPDTGPAREPTPQLEAIAALTPREKDIFLLVAKGLSNADIAKRVYVSEATVKSDVRSILKKLSLLNRMQIVAYAYEHYLIPRAAASRN from the coding sequence ATGATGGGGGAAGCAGAGCCGATCCGGGTAGCTGTCGTCGATGATCAGCCGGTGTTCCGTGCCGGTCTTCAGATGCTCATCGATTCACAACAGGACATGGTCGTGTGCGCAACCGGGGGCGACGGCGAGGCAGCTGTTGCCCTTGCTGCTACACACAGCCCGGACATCATTCTGATGGACCTGCGAATGCCGGTAATGAATGGAATAGCGGCAACATCGGCGATCACGGCCGGGCAAGAAGCAGGCCATGAAGGCCCGAAGATCATTGCTCTGACCACGTTCAACCGGGATCGGGCAGCAATTGACGCTATCCGGTCGGGTGCGAGCGGGTACGTGCTCAAGAGTGCCGAGCCGGAGTTCCTGCTCGCAGCGATCCGCACAGTGAATTCAGGTTTCGCAGTCATAGCACCGGAAGCAACCCACGATCTGTTCACCCATGCGCCTGACACTGGGCCCGCTCGGGAACCAACTCCGCAGCTCGAGGCAATAGCCGCGCTGACTCCTCGAGAGAAGGACATTTTCCTGCTCGTTGCCAAGGGCTTGAGCAATGCGGATATCGCGAAAAGAGTGTACGTCTCAGAAGCCACGGTGAAGTCGGATGTCCGGTCGATCCTGAAGAAGCTATCGCTCCTGAACCGCATGCAGATCGTGGCGTATGCCTACGAACATTATTTGATCCCAAGAGCTGCAGCTTCTAGAAACTGA
- a CDS encoding universal stress protein, producing MSIMVGYVPTPVGEAAVTSAISEAKLRDEELLIVNSVREGSRVDKSVASEEDLARLRASADDAGITARILRPSYRDDLADEILELAVEHDVSLIVIGLRQRTQVGKFIMGSHAQRILLQADRPVLAVKPDGRD from the coding sequence ATGAGCATCATGGTTGGTTACGTGCCCACTCCTGTCGGCGAAGCTGCAGTCACCTCGGCCATCAGCGAGGCGAAGCTCCGAGACGAGGAGCTCCTGATCGTGAATTCCGTGCGTGAAGGTTCGCGGGTGGACAAGTCGGTTGCCAGCGAGGAGGACCTCGCGCGTTTACGGGCATCGGCCGACGACGCCGGCATCACCGCCCGCATTTTGCGCCCCTCCTACAGGGATGACCTTGCGGACGAAATCCTGGAACTCGCCGTCGAGCACGATGTGTCACTGATCGTCATCGGCCTGCGCCAGCGCACCCAGGTTGGCAAGTTCATCATGGGTTCGCACGCCCAGCGGATTCTGCTGCAGGCGGACCGGCCGGTCCTCGCCGTGAAGCCGGACGGGCGCGACTGA
- a CDS encoding tripartite tricarboxylate transporter permease, whose product MDFLNPVIDGFGVVVDPMNLLYCLLGVVIGMLIGVLPGLGPAATIAILLPLTYGVEPVTAIIMLAGIFYGAQYGGTITSVLLRLPGEASSVVTVFDGYVLAKQGRAGTALGIAAIGSFIGGTVSIIGLTFLAPLVASFALDFGPPEYTALALVGILLVSTISGGTRIKALIAASIGLLLATVGRDAFTGAERFTFGSLSLADGIDFVPVAMGLFGVGEILYNLEERHRAASAPAKVANVWPSRADLRQSSGAIGRGSVLGFFLGILPGGGATISSMAAYAVEKKRAKDPSRFGKGAVEGVAGPETANNAAATSSFIPLLTLGIPANATMAIIFGALLIQGVTPGPQLISEDPELFWGVVNSMYIGNILLLILSIPLVGLFVKILRVRGAILAPITALITILGAYTIRNSMFDVLLVVLFGALGYLMKKFGFEPGPLVLAFVLGALLEDNLRRSLLVLDGDVSGFLSRPISAVLLVIFVLVAVLPIIKSATAKRRDRKPTRVSADS is encoded by the coding sequence ATGGACTTCCTGAACCCGGTCATTGACGGCTTCGGCGTCGTCGTCGACCCGATGAACCTGCTCTACTGCCTGCTCGGCGTAGTGATCGGGATGCTGATCGGCGTCCTGCCCGGGCTTGGCCCAGCAGCGACGATCGCCATCCTGCTCCCTCTGACCTACGGCGTCGAGCCCGTCACCGCGATCATCATGCTCGCCGGCATCTTCTACGGCGCCCAGTACGGCGGAACGATCACCTCCGTCCTGCTGCGGCTTCCCGGTGAGGCCAGTTCCGTGGTGACCGTGTTCGACGGCTACGTGCTCGCGAAGCAGGGCCGCGCTGGTACCGCACTGGGTATCGCGGCCATCGGTTCGTTCATCGGCGGCACTGTCTCGATCATCGGCCTCACGTTCCTGGCGCCGCTGGTTGCAAGCTTCGCCCTCGATTTCGGACCGCCCGAGTACACGGCGCTCGCGCTGGTGGGCATCCTGCTGGTCTCAACGATCAGCGGCGGTACCCGCATCAAGGCGCTGATCGCGGCCTCGATCGGGCTTCTGCTCGCGACGGTTGGCCGTGACGCGTTCACAGGCGCGGAGCGCTTCACGTTCGGCAGCCTCAGCCTGGCGGACGGCATTGACTTCGTTCCCGTTGCGATGGGCCTGTTCGGCGTTGGCGAGATCCTCTACAACCTGGAGGAGCGTCACCGCGCCGCGAGTGCGCCGGCGAAGGTCGCCAACGTGTGGCCGTCACGGGCGGACCTTCGGCAGTCCTCGGGTGCTATCGGCCGCGGCTCAGTCCTTGGCTTCTTCCTCGGCATCCTGCCCGGCGGCGGCGCAACAATCTCCTCGATGGCGGCGTACGCCGTCGAAAAGAAGCGGGCAAAGGACCCTTCCCGGTTCGGCAAAGGCGCCGTTGAGGGCGTCGCCGGTCCGGAAACAGCCAACAACGCCGCTGCCACCAGCTCGTTCATCCCCCTGCTCACCCTCGGCATCCCCGCGAACGCCACCATGGCCATCATCTTCGGGGCGCTGCTCATCCAGGGCGTCACGCCCGGCCCACAGCTGATCTCCGAGGACCCGGAGCTGTTCTGGGGCGTAGTGAACTCGATGTACATCGGCAACATCCTGCTGCTGATCCTGTCCATTCCGCTGGTGGGCCTGTTCGTGAAGATTCTTCGGGTCCGAGGCGCGATCCTCGCCCCAATCACCGCCCTCATCACGATCCTGGGCGCCTACACCATCCGCAACTCCATGTTCGATGTGCTGCTCGTGGTCCTCTTCGGTGCCCTCGGCTACCTCATGAAGAAGTTCGGCTTCGAACCGGGCCCGCTGGTACTGGCTTTTGTCCTCGGCGCCCTGCTCGAAGACAACCTCCGGCGCTCGCTGCTGGTTCTTGACGGCGACGTGTCCGGCTTCCTCAGCCGCCCCATCTCCGCAGTGCTGCTGGTGATCTTCGTCCTGGTTGCCGTGCTCCCCATCATCAAGTCGGCCACAGCGAAGCGCCGCGACCGTAAACCCACCCGCGTCAGCGCGGATTCCTAG
- a CDS encoding tripartite tricarboxylate transporter TctB family protein, which yields MSIAMRRKRDEAEPGSEAGKDVIAAPDLTPEELAAEWAAESPPPAGPIANLAASLVAAGVGVAGMVIAVGLGLGTPGDPSPGTWPFVISLVITVLALAQLLVGRRGGVDGEKFSPLSRMAGFGFVTLLAMVALMPVIGFEIPSLLLCFVWMKFLGGETWRSATIYSVVVVAAFYAIFILALGTSIPHLF from the coding sequence ATGAGCATCGCCATGAGACGGAAGCGCGACGAAGCCGAACCCGGTTCGGAAGCTGGCAAGGATGTCATCGCTGCACCGGACCTGACGCCTGAGGAACTCGCTGCCGAATGGGCGGCGGAGTCCCCGCCGCCGGCCGGGCCGATCGCGAACCTCGCCGCCTCACTGGTGGCGGCAGGCGTCGGCGTCGCAGGCATGGTCATCGCCGTCGGTCTCGGCCTGGGCACACCGGGCGACCCGAGCCCCGGAACGTGGCCGTTCGTCATCAGCCTCGTCATCACCGTCCTCGCCCTCGCGCAGCTGCTGGTCGGCCGGCGCGGGGGCGTGGACGGGGAGAAATTTTCGCCTCTGTCCCGGATGGCCGGTTTCGGCTTCGTCACGCTGCTGGCCATGGTCGCGTTGATGCCCGTCATCGGCTTCGAAATTCCGTCCCTGCTGCTGTGCTTCGTCTGGATGAAATTCCTCGGCGGTGAAACGTGGCGCTCGGCGACCATCTACTCGGTGGTGGTCGTCGCAGCCTTCTACGCAATCTTCATCCTCGCCCTGGGGACTTCGATCCCCCACCTGTTCTAA
- a CDS encoding tripartite tricarboxylate transporter substrate-binding protein — translation MKASPTRRTLIATTASAAVLALSACGGNVGGGSANTEEYPSGPVTITVGQDAGGSTDRIARAIGEGMAEDLGVAVPVVNKAGANGALATKEVAGMEADGHNLILLNASLITITPLAVGEDEAVNLDNLDVIAGLSQDDYVLVASPESGFETLADIQASSGELNFGTTGVGTGSQLAQAVLFAQAEIDGTAVPFDSGSPALTAVMGDQVDVATIQLGEALPQIEAGTVTPIVTFAEERSEFLPDVPTAIEEGYEVPVSQYRALAAPKGLPEDVKARLVESVETVQATEAYQTFNQENILTPWEVSGEEVVEEWEALAEQYKALVEEYDISLSGE, via the coding sequence GTGAAAGCATCACCTACCCGCCGCACCCTGATAGCCACAACCGCTTCCGCCGCCGTGCTGGCGCTTTCAGCCTGCGGCGGCAACGTAGGTGGCGGCTCAGCGAACACCGAGGAATACCCGAGCGGCCCGGTCACCATCACGGTTGGGCAGGATGCCGGTGGATCAACGGACCGCATCGCCCGCGCGATCGGTGAAGGAATGGCCGAAGACCTCGGCGTTGCAGTGCCCGTAGTCAACAAGGCCGGAGCGAACGGAGCCCTGGCCACCAAGGAAGTTGCCGGCATGGAGGCGGACGGGCACAACCTCATTCTCCTCAACGCCTCGCTCATCACCATCACTCCGCTGGCCGTCGGCGAGGACGAGGCAGTCAATCTCGACAACCTCGATGTCATCGCAGGTCTCTCCCAGGACGACTACGTACTGGTCGCCAGCCCGGAGTCCGGCTTCGAAACCCTCGCTGACATCCAGGCAAGCAGCGGCGAGCTGAACTTCGGCACCACCGGCGTAGGCACCGGCTCACAGCTGGCGCAGGCAGTGCTGTTCGCACAGGCTGAAATCGACGGGACGGCTGTCCCATTCGATTCCGGTTCCCCCGCGCTGACCGCCGTCATGGGCGACCAGGTCGACGTCGCGACCATCCAGCTCGGCGAAGCGCTCCCCCAGATCGAGGCCGGCACCGTCACCCCGATCGTCACGTTCGCCGAAGAGCGCAGCGAATTCCTTCCAGACGTCCCTACCGCCATCGAAGAAGGGTACGAGGTTCCCGTTTCGCAGTACCGCGCCCTCGCAGCGCCCAAGGGCCTGCCGGAAGACGTAAAGGCACGCCTGGTGGAGTCTGTCGAGACCGTCCAGGCCACCGAGGCCTACCAGACCTTCAACCAGGAAAACATTCTCACCCCCTGGGAGGTTTCCGGCGAAGAGGTTGTCGAGGAATGGGAAGCCCTCGCTGAGCAGTACAAGGCTCTTGTCGAGGAATACGACATCTCGCTCTCCGGCGAGTAA
- a CDS encoding LysR family transcriptional regulator produces MFTLDQARSFVAVAEELHFGRAAERLNMTQPPLSRQIQKLERSIGVELLERDNRKVSLTAAGRAFLAEARKLVVAAERAPTTARRIAAGKSGQLRIGFTAASGFSLLGPLLTEIATELPDVDVELQELVTGEQVAAINDGDLDLGLARPAFDADTFESHLLFTEDLQLAVPTGHELDRLNRSLTVSDLKGVPLIMHSPTHARYFYDLVVRHVPVEHSNVVHTVSQILTMVALVAAGRGVAFVPESSSLLGVEGVSYLRLADIEPDAVELYAIWNREIRNPALGRLLEVISWTDV; encoded by the coding sequence ATGTTTACGCTCGACCAAGCGCGCAGTTTCGTCGCAGTCGCCGAAGAACTTCACTTCGGACGCGCGGCTGAGCGGCTCAATATGACCCAGCCGCCGCTCAGCCGGCAGATCCAGAAACTGGAGCGCAGCATCGGCGTCGAACTCTTGGAGCGGGACAACCGAAAGGTTTCCCTCACCGCGGCCGGCCGCGCCTTCCTCGCCGAAGCGCGGAAGCTGGTCGTGGCAGCGGAACGGGCGCCGACGACGGCGCGTCGCATCGCCGCGGGCAAGTCCGGGCAGCTTCGGATCGGCTTTACGGCGGCCTCCGGGTTCAGCCTCCTGGGCCCGCTGCTCACCGAGATTGCAACGGAACTGCCCGATGTCGACGTCGAACTTCAGGAACTCGTCACCGGCGAGCAAGTGGCGGCGATTAACGACGGCGACCTCGATCTTGGGCTCGCACGGCCGGCTTTCGACGCTGACACCTTCGAGTCGCACCTCCTCTTCACCGAGGACCTGCAGCTCGCTGTGCCGACCGGTCATGAGCTCGACCGGCTGAACCGGTCACTGACCGTGTCGGATCTGAAGGGCGTGCCGCTGATCATGCATTCGCCCACACACGCCCGGTACTTCTATGACCTCGTGGTCCGGCACGTTCCGGTGGAACACTCCAATGTGGTTCACACGGTCAGCCAGATTCTCACGATGGTTGCGCTGGTGGCAGCAGGCAGGGGGGTGGCGTTCGTTCCCGAATCATCCAGCCTTCTCGGCGTGGAGGGCGTGTCCTACCTGAGACTGGCCGATATCGAGCCCGACGCCGTCGAGCTTTATGCCATCTGGAACCGCGAGATCCGGAACCCTGCGCTGGGAAGGCTGCTCGAAGTCATCAGCTGGACAGATGTGTGA
- the kdgD gene encoding 5-dehydro-4-deoxyglucarate dehydratase produces MAKYTPSELADTLKNGLLSFPVTAFAPDLTVDEDAYRRHLAWQASYDVAGLFAAGGTGEGFSLTPAEASRVIRIAVEEAGDKVPVLASAGGSTAQAVQNAQDAEDAGAEGLLLLPPYLTECDQDGLFTHVSAVCAATKTGVIVYNRANAIYSAETVARLAERHPNFIGFKDAIGDIEHLTKVYVRNGDRLFYLGGLPTAETFALPLLQLGMSTYSSALYNFAPEFALEFYRDVRKQDRAAVTEKLDRFVLPYLEIRDRVKGYGVSIVKGGLKAIDRDAGGVRPPLQDLTEVDLADLSALIDAAGVRPADAALPAV; encoded by the coding sequence GTGGCCAAATACACGCCCTCCGAACTCGCCGACACGCTCAAGAACGGGCTGCTGTCCTTCCCGGTCACCGCGTTCGCACCGGACTTGACCGTGGATGAGGACGCCTACCGGCGCCACTTGGCATGGCAGGCGAGCTACGACGTCGCAGGCCTGTTCGCTGCCGGGGGAACCGGTGAGGGCTTCAGTCTGACCCCCGCTGAGGCATCCCGGGTGATTCGGATCGCGGTCGAGGAAGCCGGCGACAAGGTGCCGGTTCTGGCGTCCGCCGGAGGTTCAACGGCGCAAGCCGTGCAGAACGCCCAGGACGCCGAAGATGCCGGTGCTGAGGGCCTGCTCCTCCTTCCGCCTTACCTCACGGAGTGCGACCAGGACGGGCTTTTCACGCACGTCAGCGCGGTGTGCGCAGCGACGAAAACCGGCGTGATCGTCTATAACCGCGCCAATGCCATCTACTCAGCGGAGACGGTCGCGCGGCTGGCCGAGAGGCACCCGAACTTCATCGGTTTCAAGGACGCCATCGGTGACATCGAGCACCTCACCAAGGTCTACGTACGCAACGGTGACCGGCTCTTCTACCTGGGCGGACTTCCCACCGCGGAAACGTTCGCGCTCCCGCTGCTGCAGCTGGGCATGAGTACCTACTCGTCCGCGCTGTACAACTTCGCACCGGAGTTTGCACTTGAGTTCTACCGGGACGTCCGCAAGCAGGACCGCGCCGCAGTCACCGAGAAGCTCGACCGCTTCGTCCTTCCGTACCTGGAGATCCGCGACCGCGTTAAAGGTTATGGGGTTTCCATCGTCAAGGGCGGCCTCAAGGCGATCGACCGCGACGCCGGGGGAGTGCGGCCACCCCTGCAGGACCTCACCGAAGTTGACCTTGCCGACCTGTCCGCGCTCATCGACGCCGCCGGTGTCCGCCCGGCCGACGCCGCCTTGCCCGCCGTCTGA
- a CDS encoding aldehyde dehydrogenase (NADP(+)) — MPTKHATLQGHSIIAGQTTAGNGKTVNGFDPSTNETLEPAYSLIDEAQLRAATAAADEAFESFSRLDPETHAAFLDSIAEKIEATGEELVARAMTETGLPEPRLRGELARTTGQLRLFASVVRQGDHRGVRIDPAQPDRAPLPRADIRQRKVAIGPVAVFGASNFPLAFSTAGGDTASALAAGCPVVFKAHNAHPGTSEIVGRAITEAVHDAGFHPGVFSLIYGPGASIGQALVADPAIKAVGFTGSRSGGTALVATAAARPEPIPVYAEMSSINPVLFFEGALQDDLDDLATAYVTSVTGSSGQLCTAPGLVFVPSGDAGDNFLAAVNRAMAPAAGQTMLTRGIADSWNSGVEALGAQDGVELVAQGTRGSTENAPAPVVYGTSAPTFLNNPVLHEEIFGAASLVVRYSSTEELVAAAKRLEGQLTATLHLTEADYATIAGVLPVLERKVGRILANGWPTGVEVGHAMVHGGPFPATSDTRTTSVGTLAIERFLRPVAYQNIPEALLPSPVKQTNPWKLNRRIDGTLKLADDGGTTSSVEATGEDA, encoded by the coding sequence ATGCCAACCAAGCACGCAACCCTTCAGGGCCACTCGATCATCGCCGGGCAGACTACGGCAGGCAATGGTAAGACCGTCAACGGCTTCGATCCCTCGACCAACGAAACCCTCGAACCCGCGTACTCCCTGATCGACGAAGCGCAGCTGAGGGCCGCCACCGCAGCAGCAGACGAGGCTTTCGAGTCCTTCAGCCGTCTCGATCCGGAGACACACGCTGCCTTCCTGGACAGCATCGCAGAAAAGATCGAAGCCACCGGCGAGGAACTCGTGGCCCGCGCGATGACCGAGACCGGCCTCCCCGAGCCACGCCTCCGCGGAGAGCTCGCCCGCACCACCGGCCAGCTGCGGCTCTTCGCCTCCGTTGTCCGGCAGGGTGACCACCGAGGCGTCCGGATCGACCCGGCGCAGCCCGACCGCGCGCCGTTACCCCGCGCAGACATCCGCCAGCGGAAGGTAGCCATCGGTCCGGTGGCAGTGTTCGGCGCCAGCAACTTCCCACTCGCCTTCTCCACGGCTGGCGGGGACACCGCGTCTGCGCTCGCGGCAGGCTGCCCCGTGGTCTTCAAGGCTCACAACGCGCACCCGGGCACGAGCGAGATTGTTGGCCGTGCCATCACAGAAGCAGTGCACGACGCCGGCTTCCACCCGGGCGTCTTCTCCCTCATCTACGGTCCCGGTGCCAGTATTGGCCAGGCCCTCGTCGCGGACCCGGCGATCAAGGCGGTCGGCTTCACCGGTTCGCGATCCGGTGGGACGGCGCTGGTCGCCACCGCTGCCGCCCGGCCTGAGCCCATCCCCGTGTACGCGGAAATGAGCTCGATCAACCCGGTGCTGTTCTTCGAAGGCGCACTGCAGGATGACCTCGACGACCTCGCCACGGCTTATGTCACCTCCGTCACCGGCTCAAGCGGGCAACTCTGCACCGCACCCGGGTTGGTGTTCGTACCGTCGGGCGACGCCGGCGACAACTTCCTCGCCGCCGTCAACCGTGCGATGGCGCCCGCGGCGGGACAGACCATGCTGACCCGCGGCATCGCCGATTCCTGGAACTCGGGCGTGGAGGCACTCGGTGCGCAGGACGGCGTCGAACTCGTAGCCCAAGGGACGCGTGGCAGTACGGAGAACGCGCCGGCGCCCGTTGTCTACGGAACAAGTGCCCCGACGTTCCTGAACAACCCGGTCCTGCACGAGGAGATCTTCGGCGCGGCGTCCCTGGTGGTCCGCTACTCCTCGACGGAGGAACTGGTGGCCGCAGCCAAGCGCCTCGAGGGGCAGCTGACGGCCACCCTGCACCTGACCGAAGCGGACTACGCAACCATTGCAGGCGTCCTTCCCGTCCTGGAGCGGAAGGTGGGGCGGATTCTCGCCAACGGCTGGCCAACCGGCGTCGAAGTCGGCCATGCGATGGTTCACGGCGGTCCGTTCCCCGCGACGTCTGACACCCGGACCACATCGGTGGGCACCCTAGCGATTGAGCGGTTCCTGCGCCCGGTCGCCTACCAGAACATCCCAGAGGCGCTGCTTCCATCGCCGGTGAAGCAGACCAATCCCTGGAAGCTCAACCGCCGGATCGACGGCACGCTCAAGCTGGCCGACGACGGCGGCACCACCTCCTCCGTGGAAGCCACCGGGGAGGACGCGTGA
- a CDS encoding enolase C-terminal domain-like protein, whose translation MSAQPTIAVVEVVPVAGYDSMLLNLSGAHGPYFTRNVVIVTDSDGRTGLGEVPGGEAIRSTIEEAGRLLAGKPVAQFRSLLRSVASTFADRDAGGRGLQTFDLRTTVHAVTALESALLDVHGQFLGVPVAELLGDGQQRDAVPMLGYLFYIGNPDSTDLPYLREQDSADGWERVRREEAMTPDAVVRLAEAAQARYGFADFKLKGGVLAGDEEVDAVVALKQRFPDARITLDPNGGWLLEDAIRLGRRMQGVVAYAEDPCGAEGRFSGREVMAEFRRATGLQTATNMIATDWREMAHTVRVNAVDIPLADPHFWTMAGSVRVAQLCNEFGLTWGSHSNNHFDISLAMFTHVGAAAPGEITALDTHWIWQDGQGLTRDPLQIQGGEIRVPSAPGLGIELDRARLNEAHALYLEHGLGARDDAASMQYLIPEWTFDPKRPCLVR comes from the coding sequence GTGAGCGCCCAGCCGACTATCGCCGTCGTCGAGGTGGTGCCCGTCGCCGGGTACGATTCGATGCTGCTGAACCTCTCCGGCGCGCACGGCCCGTACTTCACGCGCAACGTGGTGATCGTGACGGACTCCGACGGCCGCACCGGGTTGGGCGAGGTACCTGGCGGTGAGGCGATCCGTTCCACGATCGAGGAGGCCGGACGGCTTCTCGCGGGCAAGCCGGTGGCGCAGTTCCGCAGTCTGCTGCGGTCGGTTGCCTCTACCTTCGCAGACCGCGACGCCGGTGGACGCGGCCTGCAGACCTTCGACCTCCGCACTACCGTCCATGCGGTCACGGCGCTTGAATCGGCGCTTCTTGACGTCCACGGGCAGTTCCTCGGCGTGCCGGTTGCCGAGCTGCTGGGTGACGGGCAGCAGCGCGATGCCGTGCCGATGCTCGGGTACCTCTTCTATATCGGCAATCCGGACTCCACTGACCTGCCGTATTTGCGCGAGCAGGATTCCGCGGACGGGTGGGAGCGCGTGCGGCGTGAGGAAGCGATGACGCCGGACGCCGTCGTGCGACTCGCCGAAGCCGCCCAGGCCAGGTACGGGTTCGCTGATTTCAAGCTCAAGGGCGGGGTGCTGGCGGGAGATGAGGAGGTTGACGCCGTCGTCGCGCTCAAACAGCGGTTCCCGGACGCGCGGATAACGCTCGACCCGAACGGCGGCTGGCTGCTCGAGGACGCGATCCGGCTGGGCAGGCGCATGCAGGGCGTCGTGGCGTATGCCGAGGATCCGTGCGGTGCTGAGGGCCGGTTCTCCGGGCGCGAGGTCATGGCCGAGTTCCGCCGGGCAACCGGGCTGCAGACCGCAACGAACATGATCGCCACTGACTGGCGCGAGATGGCGCACACCGTGCGGGTCAACGCCGTCGACATTCCGCTGGCCGATCCGCACTTCTGGACCATGGCCGGCTCGGTCCGCGTGGCGCAGCTGTGCAATGAGTTCGGGCTGACGTGGGGTTCGCACTCGAACAACCACTTCGATATCTCGCTGGCCATGTTCACGCATGTCGGTGCGGCGGCGCCGGGCGAGATTACGGCGCTGGACACACACTGGATCTGGCAGGACGGGCAGGGGCTCACCAGGGATCCGCTGCAGATCCAGGGCGGCGAAATTCGGGTTCCTTCCGCGCCTGGTCTCGGTATTGAGCTGGACCGAGCCCGGCTCAATGAGGCGCACGCGCTGTACCTGGAGCACGGGCTCGGCGCGCGCGACGACGCCGCCTCGATGCAGTACCTGATTCCCGAGTGGACGTTCGATCCGAAAAGGCCCTGCCTGGTCCGCTGA
- a CDS encoding AEC family transporter, with the protein MEGVLLGFGIVLTLVVVGVLASILLPTHTSAMERGLTPVIFYITNPALMFVLLAETELGEVLSVYTPIALIVAAAASGLYALASRFLLKRGAAQTASGAMASCYVNAGNIGIPIALYAVGTSTPVVSVLLAQLLVIAPVFLSVFAWCGRSTTTTAAARSGASAPTLGRTVLRSVANPVTIGAAVGALFSVTSLTLPEVLWTPIEMLGQASIPLLLVVFGMSLRGQKPLAQRSLRADVVLGTVVKLAVMPVIAWLVAYYLFGVEGTALLGVVAMAALPTAQNVFLFSSQFGLKVTLVRDIILVSSLLALPAVLLVALLLG; encoded by the coding sequence GTGGAGGGGGTGCTCCTCGGTTTCGGGATTGTGCTGACGCTTGTGGTCGTGGGCGTCCTCGCGTCGATCCTCCTGCCAACGCACACTTCCGCCATGGAACGTGGCCTCACCCCGGTGATCTTCTATATCACCAACCCGGCCCTGATGTTCGTCCTGCTCGCCGAAACCGAACTCGGCGAAGTGCTCAGCGTCTACACGCCCATCGCATTGATCGTCGCCGCCGCTGCCAGCGGACTTTACGCGCTCGCGAGCCGGTTCCTCCTGAAGCGCGGCGCAGCCCAGACCGCATCCGGCGCGATGGCAAGCTGCTACGTCAACGCCGGCAATATCGGCATCCCGATCGCGCTCTATGCCGTGGGCACCTCCACCCCGGTGGTATCGGTCCTGCTGGCCCAGTTGCTGGTCATCGCCCCGGTTTTCCTCAGCGTTTTCGCGTGGTGCGGCAGGAGTACGACGACGACGGCGGCAGCCCGCTCCGGAGCCTCCGCGCCGACGCTTGGGCGGACCGTCCTTCGCTCAGTAGCGAATCCGGTGACCATTGGAGCGGCTGTCGGCGCGCTGTTTTCGGTGACCTCTCTGACGCTTCCCGAGGTGCTCTGGACACCAATCGAGATGCTGGGCCAGGCGTCCATCCCGCTGCTCCTGGTGGTTTTCGGTATGAGCCTGCGCGGGCAAAAGCCGCTGGCGCAGCGAAGCCTGCGCGCCGACGTCGTACTTGGAACGGTTGTGAAGCTTGCCGTGATGCCGGTCATCGCGTGGTTGGTGGCGTACTACCTGTTCGGGGTTGAGGGTACGGCGCTGCTGGGTGTGGTGGCGATGGCTGCGCTGCCGACTGCGCAGAACGTGTTCCTGTTTTCGTCCCAGTTCGGGTTGAAGGTGACGCTGGTCCGCGACATCATTCTGGTCAGTTCGCTGCTTGCGTTGCCCGCGGTGCTGCTGGTCGCGCTGTTGCTGGGCTGA
- a CDS encoding glutaredoxin domain-containing protein, protein MTADKIIRMYGADWCRDCIRTKKQLDGLGISYEYINLVETPDAAEEAKKISGRTNIPVVVYPDGAHQVEPSNAEVEAKLSELQLL, encoded by the coding sequence ATGACGGCAGACAAAATTATCCGCATGTACGGAGCCGATTGGTGCCGCGACTGCATCCGCACCAAGAAGCAGCTCGATGGCCTCGGGATCAGCTATGAATACATCAATCTCGTGGAAACGCCGGACGCCGCCGAAGAGGCGAAAAAAATCTCCGGCCGCACTAACATCCCGGTAGTGGTGTATCCCGACGGCGCACACCAGGTTGAGCCGTCCAACGCCGAGGTCGAGGCGAAACTGAGCGAACTGCAGCTGCTCTAG